In Tessaracoccus sp. MC1865, the DNA window AGCTGACCGCCCGTCGCCAGCGCGCTCACCTGCCGCGCCACGAACTCCGAGGCACCGGTGGGCCGGTCGCTGGCGATGTGGGGGGTGATCAGCACGTTCGGCTCGTCCCACAACGGCGACTCCGCGGGCAACGGCTCCACCGCCGTCACATCGAGCGCTGCAGCGGCCAGGCGACCCGAGCGCAGCGCCGCCACGAGCGCCTCCTCGTCGACGGTGGTGCCACGCCCCACGTTGACCAGCAGCGCGCCGTCCTTGAGGGCCGCCAATCGCTCTGCGCCCAGCGCCTTCGCCGTCGATTCCAGGCTGGGCAGGATCATGACCAGCACGTCGGTGTCCGCGAGCACCTCGTCGAGTCCCTCATCGGCGACCACCGGGAACCCGTGCCGCTCACCCGCGCTCCTGGCGACACCGGTCACCTCCGCGCCCAACGACTTCAGCAACGGCGCGACGGTGGCCCCGATCGACCCGAAGCCCCAGACCGTCACCTTCGCCCCGCGCAGGCTCACGACGCGGCCGTCGTCCCCGCGGGCAGACACCGCACCGCCCAGGTGGTGGTCCCAGTGGCGCTCACTCTTCCTGACCAGCGCCAACGGCAGGAAACGCACCAGCGCCAGCGTCAGGGCCAGGATGTGTTCAGCGACATTGTCGTCGTGCAGCCCGACGCCGTTGGCGAGCACCACGTCATCGTCGAACCCCGCCGCCAGCACGCTGTCCGCACCGGCCGCCAGGCCCTGCACCAGCCGGAGGCCGATCATCCGCCGGGCGGCGTCGTCGATCACCGTCTGGGGCTGCCCCCACACGACGAGCACGTCGGCGTCGAGGTGCGCTTCGGGCACCGCCTGGTCGGGCGGCACGACGACGACCTCCGCGCCCTCGAACTGCGGCGCTCCGCCGGGAAAAGTGCTGGGAATCACAACCTTCATGCCTGCAGGCTAGCCGTGGTTGCGCTGATTCCCCATGAGCAATTGGATGTGGTCACGGCTTCGGTAACGACGTTTCTCGGCGTGTCGCGGCGCTGACCCCATCCCATTGCTCACGGCCCAGGGTGCGGAGCACGACCACCGGGCGAAACCCGGATGGGATTCCCAGGCGCGAAGTCGATAGCATGACGGGGTGCTGACCATGCAAGATGCCCTCCGCCGTCTTTCCGACTACTGGACCTCGAAGGGGTGCCTGACCTGGCAACCGTTCAACAGTGAGGTCGGTGCCGGAACGATGAACCCCGCCACCGTGCTGCGCGTGCTCGGGCCTGAGCCGTGGGACGTGGCGTACGTGGAGCCTTCGGTGCGCCCGGATGATTCCCGCTACGGCGAGAACCCCAACCGCCTGCAGATGCACACCCAGTTCCAGGTGATCCTGAAGCCGGAGCCCGGCAACCCGCAGGAGCTGTACCTCGGCTCGCTCGAGGCGCTCGGCATCGACCTGTCCGCCCACGACGTGCGCTTCGTCGAGGACAACTGGCAGCAGCCCGCCATCGGCGCGTGGGGACTCGGCTGGGAGGTCTGGCTCGACGGGATGGAGATCACGCAGTTCACGTACTTCCAGCAGGTGGGCGGGCAGAACCTCGACCCCATCCCGGTGGAGCTCACCTACGGCGTCGAACGCATCCTGATGGCACAGCAGGGCGTGACGCACTTCAAGGACATCGTCTACTCGATCGCCGCGGACGGCCGCCCCGTCACGTACGGCGAGGCCTTCGGCCAGCAGGAGTACGAGATGAGCCGCTACTACCTGGACGACGCTGACGTCGATGCCAACCGTCGCCTGTACGAGACCTACGTGGCCGAGGCCACCCGGATGGTGGAGGCCCGCCTCCCCGTGCCGGCGCACGGCTACATCCTGAAGTCGAGCCACGCGTTCAACGTCATGGACGCCCGCGGCGCGATCTCCACCACCGAGCGCGCCAAGGCCTTCGCGACCATGCGCAGACTCATGCGCGACACCGCCGCCCTCTGGATCGAGCGCCGTGAGGAGCTCGGCTTCCCGCTGCTGCACGAGGCTGCCGTCGGGGAGCAGGCTGCGCCCGCCGTCGACGCCGGCACGCTGAGCGACGACCCGCAGACGCTCGCCTTGGAGATCGGTGTCGAGGAACTCCCTCCGCACGTCGTGCCGCAGACCATCGAGGCCGTGCGCACCGCACTCACCGAGAAGCTCGCCGCCACGCGCCTCAGCTACGGCGACATCACGGTGGAGGGCACCCCCCGCCGCATCGTCGCAGTGGTCGACGGCGTGGCCGCCCGCGAACCCGACGCCGAGCAGTTGCGCAAGGGCCCCAAGTGGAGCGCCGCGTTCGACGCCGACGGCAACCCCACCCAGCCGCTCGAGGGCTTCATGCGCGGCCAGGGCGTCACGGCGGATCAGATCGTGCGCGCCGAGATCGGCGGCAACGAGCACGCCGCGGTGTCGGTGAAGGTCGACGGCCGCCACGTCGTGGATGTGGCCGCCGAGGCCATCTCCTCCATCATCGGTGGTCTTCGCGCCGAGAAGAACATGCGCTGGAACGACGCCAACCTGTCGTTCTCCCGCGCCATCCGCTGGCTCGTCGTGCTCTGGGGCGACACCGTCGTCCCGGTCAACGTCTCGGGGCTGACGGCGGGCCGCACCACCTACCTCCAGCGCGCGGTCCAGGGCCAGGACAGCGGCAGGCGTTCCGACGGTGCCCTCGTCGGGTTCGTCGAGGTGGCCACCGCCGCAGACCTGCTGCCCACCATCCAGCAGGGCTCCATCCTGCTCAGCTCCGAGGACCGCCGCGCCTCCGTCGTCAGCCAGGCCGAGGCCCTCGCCCGGGGCGTGGGCGGCACCATCGACGTCGACGCCGAGTCCTCCGTCATCGACGAGATCACCAACCTCGTGGAGGACCCCCGGGGTGTGCTGGGCAACTTCGACGAGCGCTACCTCGACCTGCCCGAGCAGATCCTGACCGCCGTCATGCGCAAGCATCAGCGGTACCTCCCCATCTACCGCGATGGCAGGCTCGCTGCGCACTTCGTCACCATGGCCAACGGCCTGTGCGACGACGACGTGGTGCGCGCCGGCAACGAATCCGTCATCCGCGCCCGCTACGAGGATGCGCTGTTCTTCTGGAACGCCGACCTCGCCGCAGAGGGCGTGGACGGCTTCGTGCCCGGCTTGGACAAGCTCACGTTCGAAGATCGCCTCGGCTCGGTGGGCATGCGCGCGCGCCGCATCGCCGATGTCGCCGGCAGGCTGGCAGACCGGCTCGGCATCGACGGCACGGACCGCGAGACCCTGACGCGCGCCGGGCAGCTCGCCAAGTTCGACCTGGCCACCCAGATGGTGGTCGAGATGAGCTCGCTGGCCGGCTTCATCGCCCGCGAGTACGCCGTCCGCAAGGGCGAGACCCAGGCGGTGGCGGACGCGCTGTTCGAGATGGAGCAGCCGCACACCTCCGCCGACGCCGTGCCCGCCTCCGTCCCCGGTGCGCTGCTGGCGCTGGGCGACCGCTTCGACCTACTCGCCGCCATGTTCGCGCTCGGCGCCAAGCCCACCGGCTCCTCAGACCCGTTCGGCCTGCGTCGCGCCGCCCTCGGCGTCGTGCGCATCCTGCGCGAATCGGCCGGCACCCCGCTGGAACGCCTCACCGTGCGGGCCGGGCTCGAGGACGCCGTCGCACGGCTGGCTGAGCAGGGCGTCGACGTGGCCCCGGACGCCGTCGAATCCGCCCTGGAGTTCACCATCGGCCGCTTCGCGCAGCTGCTGCGCGACGAGGGCACCTCCGCAGACCTCGTGACGGCGATCCTGCCCGCGGCGGACGCGCCCGGGCGCGCCGCCCGCCTGCTGGGCGAACTCGCCGGGGCGCAGTCGGACCAGGCGCTGCGTGACCTCGTGTCCACCAACGTGCGCATCACCCGCATCCTGCCCGACGGTGTTGCGGCCGGCTACGACGCGGCGCGCCTGACCGAACCCGCTGAGGTGGCCCTCAAGGAGGCCGTCGAGGCGGTCGGGGCGGGCATCGCCGAGCAGCCCATCGCCGAGGTGGTGACGCACACCGCCCCGGTGGTGCGGGCCGCGGGGACGTTCTTCGACGACATCCTCGTCAACGCGGAGGACCTCGCAGTCCGCGCCGCCCGCCAGGGTCTCCTGGCGTCGGTGCTGGCGTTGTCGCCGGAGGGCATCGATTGGAAGGCCCTCGACATCGCGCTGAACTGAGGCCAGTAACCTGGGGCCATGGCAGTTAAAGGCTGGTTCGGGCTTCCGTTCTTCGCGAAGGATCCGCAACCGGAGGTCGTGACGTGCACGCTCTCGGGGGGCGGCTCCAGGGCCAGCTTCCAATTGGGCGCGCTCGACTACCTGTACCAGCACGACGAACGGTTCACGCCGACGATCTTCGTCGGCACCTCCGCCGGGTCGATCATCGCCAGCTCGCTGGCACAGGGCCGCGACAGGGACGAGCAGTACGGCTACCTCACCCGGCTGCGGTCCATCTGGAACGGGATGCGGGAGCAGAGCGACATGTTCACGCCCCGTCCGTGGTTGTCGACGGCGGAGCGCCAGGCGCCCACCCTGTTGGACCTGATGAAGCCGCCGCGGCCTGAACCCCCGAAGCCGCGCCAACCGCTGCTGCAGTTCCCCTTCCTGCGCCCCCAGCACCAGACCCCGGTGACTCCCCCGTCGC includes these proteins:
- a CDS encoding NAD(P)-dependent oxidoreductase; protein product: MKVVIPSTFPGGAPQFEGAEVVVVPPDQAVPEAHLDADVLVVWGQPQTVIDDAARRMIGLRLVQGLAAGADSVLAAGFDDDVVLANGVGLHDDNVAEHILALTLALVRFLPLALVRKSERHWDHHLGGAVSARGDDGRVVSLRGAKVTVWGFGSIGATVAPLLKSLGAEVTGVARSAGERHGFPVVADEGLDEVLADTDVLVMILPSLESTAKALGAERLAALKDGALLVNVGRGTTVDEEALVAALRSGRLAAAALDVTAVEPLPAESPLWDEPNVLITPHIASDRPTGASEFVARQVSALATGGQLRNVLR
- a CDS encoding glycine--tRNA ligase — encoded protein: MQDALRRLSDYWTSKGCLTWQPFNSEVGAGTMNPATVLRVLGPEPWDVAYVEPSVRPDDSRYGENPNRLQMHTQFQVILKPEPGNPQELYLGSLEALGIDLSAHDVRFVEDNWQQPAIGAWGLGWEVWLDGMEITQFTYFQQVGGQNLDPIPVELTYGVERILMAQQGVTHFKDIVYSIAADGRPVTYGEAFGQQEYEMSRYYLDDADVDANRRLYETYVAEATRMVEARLPVPAHGYILKSSHAFNVMDARGAISTTERAKAFATMRRLMRDTAALWIERREELGFPLLHEAAVGEQAAPAVDAGTLSDDPQTLALEIGVEELPPHVVPQTIEAVRTALTEKLAATRLSYGDITVEGTPRRIVAVVDGVAAREPDAEQLRKGPKWSAAFDADGNPTQPLEGFMRGQGVTADQIVRAEIGGNEHAAVSVKVDGRHVVDVAAEAISSIIGGLRAEKNMRWNDANLSFSRAIRWLVVLWGDTVVPVNVSGLTAGRTTYLQRAVQGQDSGRRSDGALVGFVEVATAADLLPTIQQGSILLSSEDRRASVVSQAEALARGVGGTIDVDAESSVIDEITNLVEDPRGVLGNFDERYLDLPEQILTAVMRKHQRYLPIYRDGRLAAHFVTMANGLCDDDVVRAGNESVIRARYEDALFFWNADLAAEGVDGFVPGLDKLTFEDRLGSVGMRARRIADVAGRLADRLGIDGTDRETLTRAGQLAKFDLATQMVVEMSSLAGFIAREYAVRKGETQAVADALFEMEQPHTSADAVPASVPGALLALGDRFDLLAAMFALGAKPTGSSDPFGLRRAALGVVRILRESAGTPLERLTVRAGLEDAVARLAEQGVDVAPDAVESALEFTIGRFAQLLRDEGTSADLVTAILPAADAPGRAARLLGELAGAQSDQALRDLVSTNVRITRILPDGVAAGYDAARLTEPAEVALKEAVEAVGAGIAEQPIAEVVTHTAPVVRAAGTFFDDILVNAEDLAVRAARQGLLASVLALSPEGIDWKALDIALN